The Symphalangus syndactylus isolate Jambi chromosome 8, NHGRI_mSymSyn1-v2.1_pri, whole genome shotgun sequence genome includes a window with the following:
- the IRS1 gene encoding insulin receptor substrate 1, protein MASPPESDGFSDVRKVGYLRKPKSMHKRFFVLRAASEAGGPARLEYYENEKKWRHKSSAPKRSIPLESCFNINKRADSKNKHLVALYTRDEHFAIAADSEAEQDSWYQALLQLHNRAKGHHDGAGALGAGGGGGSCSGSSGLGEAGEDLSYGDVPPGPAFKEVWQVILKPKGLGQTKNLIGIYRLCLTSKTISFVKLNSEAAAVVLQLMNIRRCGHSENFFFIEVGRSAVTGPGEFWMQVDDSVVAQNMHETILEAMRAMSDEFRPRSKSQSSSNCSNPISVPLRRHHLNNPPPSQVGLTRRSRTESITATSPASMVGGKPGSFRVRASSDGEGTMSRPASVDGSPVSPSTNRTHAHRHRGSARLHPPLNHSRSIPMPASRCSPSATSPVSLSSSSTSGHGSTSDCLFPRRSSASVSGSPSDGGFISSDEYGSSPCDFRSSFRSVTPDSLGHTPPARGEEELSNYICMGGKGPSTLTAPNGHYILSRGGNGHRYAPGTGLGTSPALAGDEAASAADLDNRFRKRTHSAGTSPTITHQKTPSQSSVASIEEYTEMMPAYPPGGGSGGRLPGHRHSAFVPTHSYPEEGLEMHPLERRGGHHRPDSSTLHSDDGYMPMSPGVAPVPSSRKGSGDYMPMSPKSVSAPQQIINPIRRHPQRVDPNGYMMMSPSGGCSPDIGGGPSSSSSNAVPSGSSYGKLWTNGVGGHHSHILPHPKPPVESSGGKLLPCTGDYMNMSPVGDSNTSSPSDCYYGPEDPQHKPVLSYYSLPRSFKHTQRPGEPEEGARHQHLRLSTSSGRLLYAATADDSSSSTSSDSLGGGYCGARLEPSLPHPHHQVLQPHLPRKVDTAAQTNSRLARPTRLSLGDPKASTLPRAREQQQQQQQPLLHPPEPKSPGEYVNIEFGSDQPGYLSGPVASHSSPSVRCPSQLQPAPREEETGTEEYMKMDLGPGRRAAWQESTGVEMGRLGPAPPGAASICRPTRAVPSSQGDYMTMQMSCPRQSYVDTSPAAPVSYADMRTGIAAEEVSLPRATMAAASSSSAASASPTGPQGAAELAAHSSLLGGPQGPGGMSAFTRVNLSPNRNQSAKVIRADPQGCRRRHSSETFSSTPSATRVSNTVPFGAGAAVGGGGGSSSSSSEDVKRHSSASFENVWLRPGELGGAPKEPAQLCGAAGGLENGLNYIDLDLVKDFKQRPQECTPEPQPPPPPPPHQPLGSGESSSTRRSSEDLSAYASISFQKQPEDRQ, encoded by the coding sequence ATGGCGAGCCCTCCGGAGAGCGATGGCTTCTCGGACGTGCGCAAGGTGGGCTACCTGCGCAAACCCAAGAGCATGCACAAACGCTTCTTCGTACTGCGCGCGGCCAGCGAGGCTGGGGGCCCGGCGCGCCTCGAGTACTACGAGAACGAGAAGAAGTGGCGGCACAAGTCGAGCGCCCCCAAACGCTCGATCCCCCTTGAGAGCTGCTTCAACATCAACAAGCGGGCTGACTCCAAGAACAAGCACCTGGTGGCTCTCTACACCCGGGACGAGCACTTTGCCATCGCGGCGGACAGCGAGGCCGAGCAAGACAGCTGGTACCAGGCTCTCCTACAGCTGCACAACCGTGCTAAGGGCCACCACGACGGAGCTGGGGCCCTCGGGGCGGGAGGTGGCGGGGGCAGCTGCAGCGGCAGCTCCGGCCTTGGTGAGGCTGGGGAGGACTTGAGCTACGGTGACGTGCCCCCAGGACCCGCATTCAAAGAGGTCTGGCAGGTGATCCTGAAGCCCAAGGGCCTGGGTCAGACAAAGAACCTGATTGGTATCTACCGCCTCTGCCTGACCAGCAAGACCATCAGCTTCGTGAAGCTGAACTCGGAGGCAGCCGCCGTGGTGCTGCAGCTGATGAACATCAGGCGCTGTGGCCACTCGGAGAACTTCTTCTTCATCGAGGTGGGCCGTTCTGCCGTGACGGGGCCCGGGGAGTTCTGGATGCAGGTGGATGACTCCGTGGTGGCCCAGAACATGcatgagaccatcctggaggCCATGCGGGCCATGAGTGATGAGTTCCGCCCTCGCAGCAAGAGCCAGTCCTCGTCCAACTGCTCTAACCCCATCAGCGTGCCCCTGCGCCGGCACCATCTCAACAACCCGCCGCCCAGCCAGGTGGGGCTGACGCGCAGATCGCGCACTGAGAGCATCACCGCCACCTCCCCGGCCAGCATGGTGGGCGGGAAGCCAGGCTCCTTCCGTGTCCGCGCCTCCAGTGACGGCGAAGGCACCATGTCCCGCCCAGCCTCGGTGGACGGTAGCCCTGTGAGTCCCAGCACCAACAGAACCCACGCCCACCGGCATCGGGGCAGCGCCCGGCTGCATCCCCCGCTCAACCACAGCCGCTCCATCCCCATGCCGGCTTCCCGCTGCTCGCCTTCGGCCACCAGCCCGGTCAGTCTGTCGTCCAGCAGCACCAGTGGCCATGGCTCCACCTCGGATTGTCTCTTCCCACGGCGATCTAGTGCTTCGGTGTCTGGTTCCCCCAGCGATGGCGGTTTCATCTCCTCGGATGAGTATGGCTCCAGTCCCTGTGATTTCCGGAGTTCCTTCCGCAGTGTCACTCCGGATTCCCTGGGCCACACCCCACCAGCCCGCGGTGAGGAGGAGCTAAGCAACTATATCTGCATGGGTGGCAAGGGGCCCTCCACCCTGACCGCCCCCAACGGTCACTATATTTTGTCTCGGGGTGGCAATGGCCACCGCTACGCCCCAGGAACAGGCTTGGGCACGAGTCCAGCCTTGGCTGGGGATGAAGCAGCCAGTGCTGCAGATCTGGATAATCGGTTCCGAAAGAGAACTCACTCGGCAGGCACATCCCCTACCATTACCCACCAGAAGACCCCGTCCCAGTCCTCAGTGGCTTCCATTGAGGAGTATACAGAGATGATGCCTGCCTACCCACCAGGAGGTGGCAGTGGAGGCCGACTGCCGGGACACAGGCACTCCGCCTTCGTGCCCACCCACTCCTACCCAGAGGAGGGTCTGGAAATGCACCCCTTGGAGCGTCGGGGGGGCCACCACCGCCCAGACAGCTCCACCCTCCACAGTGATGATGGCTACATGCCTATGTCCCCAGGGGTTGCCCCAGTGCCCAGCAGCCGAAAGGGCAGTGGAGACTATATGCCCATGAGCCCCAAGAGTGTGTCTGCCCCACAGCAGATCATCAATCCCATCAGACGCCATCCCCAGAGAGTGGACCCCAATGGCTACATGATGATGTCTCCCAGCGGAGGCTGCTCTCCTGACATTGGAGGtggccccagcagcagcagcagcaatgccGTCCCTTCCGGGAGCAGCTATGGAAAGCTGTGGACAAACGGGGTAGGGGGCCACCACTCTCATATCTTGCCTCACCCCAAACCCCcagtggagagcagtggtggTAAGCTCTTACCTTGCACAGGTGACTACATGAACATGTCACCAGTGGGGGACTCCAACACCAGCAGCCCCTCCGACTGCTACTATGGCCCTGAGGACCCCCAGCACAAGCCAGTCCTCTCCTACTACTCATTGCCAAGATCCTTTAAGCACACCCAGCGCCCTGGAGAGCCGGAGGAGGGTGCCCGGCATCAGCACCTCCGTCTTTCCACTAGCTCTGGTCGCCTTCTCTATGCTGCAACAGCGGATGATTCTTCCTCCTCCACCAGCAGTGACAGCCTGGGTGGGGGATACTGTGGGGCTAGGCTGGAGCCCAGCCTTCCACATCCCCACCATCAGGTTCTGCAGCCCCATCTGCCTCGAAAGGTGGACACAGCTGCTCAGACCAATAGCCGCCTGGCCCGGCCAACGAGGCTGTCCCTGGGGGATCCCAAGGCCAGCACCTTACCTCGGGCCcgagagcagcagcagcagcagcagcagcccctgcTGCACCCTCCAGAACCCAAGAGCCCAGGGGAATATGTCAATATTGAATTTGGGAGTGATCAGCCTGGCTACTTGTCTGGCCCGGTGGCTTCCCACAGCTCACCTTCTGTCAGGTGTCCATCCCAGCTCCAGCCAGCTCCCAGAGAGGAAGAGACTGGCACTGAGGAGTACATGAAGATGGACCTGGGGCCGGGCCGGAGGGCAGCCTGGCAGGAGAGCACTGGGGTCGAGATGGGCAGACTGGGCCCCGCACCTCCCGGGGCTGCTAGCATTTGCAGGCCTACCCGGGCAGTGCCCAGCAGCCAGGGTGACTACATGACCATGCAGATGAGTTGTCCCCGTCAGAGCTACGTGGACACCTCGCCAGCTGCCCCTGTAAGCTATGCTGACATGCGGACAGGCATTGCTGCCGAGGAGGTGAGCCTGCCCAGGGCCACCATGGCTGCTGCCTCCTCATCCtcagcagcctctgcttccccgACTGGGCCTCAAGGGGCAGCAGAGCTGGCTGCCCACTCGTCCCTGCTGGGGGGCCCACAAGGACCTGGGGGCATGAGCGCCTTCACCCGGGTGAACCTCAGTCCTAACCGCAACCAGAGTGCCAAAGTGATCCGTGCAGACCCACAAGGGTGCCGGCGGAGGCATAGCTCTGAGACCTTCTCCTCAACACCCAGTGCCACCCGGGTGAGCAACACAGTGCCCTTTGGAGCAGGGGCAGCAGTAGGGGGCGGTGGcggtagcagcagcagcagcagcgaggATGTGAAACGCCACAGCTCTGCTTCCTTTGAGAATGTGTGGCTGAGGCCTGGGGAGCTTGGGGGAGCCCCCAAGGAGCCAGCCCAACTGTGTGGGGCTGCTGGGGGTTTGGAGAATGGTCTTAACTACATAGACCTGGATTTGGTCAAGGACTTCAAACAGCGCCCTCAGGAGTGCACCCCTGAACCgcagcctcccccacccccaccccctcatcAACCCCTGGGCAGCGGTGAGAGCAGCTCCACCCGCCGCTCAAGTGAGGATTTAAGCGCCTATGCCAGCATCAGTTTCCAGAAGCAGCCAGAGGACCGTCAGTAG